The genomic interval CAATTTAGAAGAAATTAAGTCTACAGTTGCAAACGTCCTTAGTGAGAATGAAGTGGATACTAATTACTATGTTGATTATGGAGTAACTTATTTTCCAAAGAAAGTTTATAATAATAAACTATATCCTGCTGGAAAATATGAAGCTGTGTATATTGTTTTAGGTGAAGGGGAAGGCGACAATTGGTGGTGTGTCTTATTTCCGCCATTATGTCTTGTAGATTTAGCTACAAATAATGGGGACTATCCTACAGAAGACACAAATATATCATATTCTTTTTTGATAGTTGAAAAAATAAAAGAATTATTAGGTTATAAATAGGAAGTGCTTCTCATATTCTTTAGGGGGAGGGATTTTCATGGAACAGAAAAAAGTAGTAAAAATATATGAACCAAATGATTATGAACAAGTAATGGATTTTCTTCAAGGTGTACATACACTAGGAGAG from Mycoplasmatota bacterium carries:
- the spoIIR gene encoding stage II sporulation protein R — encoded protein: MRRGITLLVLLFGIIISMNDKINFAQSKSSNIPEEAIRLRIIANSNDSFDQEIKLKVRDEVIQTISPLVKDINDPYEARLVIYDNLEEIKSTVANVLSENEVDTNYYVDYGVTYFPKKVYNNKLYPAGKYEAVYIVLGEGEGDNWWCVLFPPLCLVDLATNNGDYPTEDTNISYSFLIVEKIKELLGYK